The uncultured Methanoregula sp. genomic sequence CATGATCACCGGTATATTCCGCAATGCCACGGGTCCGTCGCATTGCCCCGACTTCCCGGGCCACCGGGAACGGAACCGGGATCTGCTCACCTTCCCATGAGGGCAATTCACCCTGGACTTTCCGGGCGGGCTCAACAACAAGCCGCCCATCTGCAATCTCAAGCACCCGCCAGAGCTGCCCCTTGGTGATGAATACTGCGCCGGTATGCACCCACCCGACAACAAACGACTCGTCAAGCGTCCCGACTGTTCGCCGCGTGACCATGTCGAAGATCGGGACTTTGCGTTCATCGTGGATCATGGAAAGGTTCCCGGAAAGGTAACGACGCGCCCGGGCAGTGGTTATGATCCGGCTCCCGTCTATCCGGATCAGCCGGTGCTCTTCCATCTGGCGGCAGACTTCCTCAAGGAGCAGAGCACTATCGGGAAAGAGATCGGTGCGTTCGATAATCTCAAGGATACGTAAACGCTCGATTTCCCCGTATTCCACGGCAATGGCAGCGACCTGGTTGGCAAGCACATCTGCTGCAAGACGCTGGGGGGTCACACGTTCAATCTCATTTGCTTTTGCCTTTTTTGCGATAACGAGGGATTCCAGCAGGTCGTCAAATCCCGTTGCAAGGATCGTCCCTTTCGAGATAGTGTTCAGCTGGTGGCCGGCCCGGCCCACGCGCTGCACCAGACGCGCCACTTCGCGGGGAGAGCCGAACTGGATCACGTGGTCGACCCGTCCGATATCGATACCAAGCTCCATGGACGAAGTGCAGATGAGGGTACGAATCTCCCCGCGCTTGAACCGCTCCTCCGCATCGATCCTTACTTCTTTCGAAAGCGAGCCATGATGGACTTCAACATCCCCCCGTTCGAAGAGTGCATGGCCCAGTGCTTCCGCTGTCACCCGTGTGTTGACAAATACAAGCGTGGAGCCTTCGCGTTTCAGGGCTTTTGCGAGGATCTCTGCCTGCCGATCGAAGTTATCGCCAACGTATTTTACCGAGATCTCAAGTTGTTTGGCCACCGGCACCTGGACAATGGAACACGGGCGGTTTCCACAGAGGAAGCGGGCGATATCTTCCGGGTTTCCTACCGTCGCAGAGAGCCCTATGCGCTGGAACTCTCCCGCGTATACGTGCAGGCGCTCAAGGGCAACCGCCAGCTGGGCCCCGCGCTTGCTTCCCGCAAGCTCGTGGATCTCATCGATGATGACATACCGGACATTCCTGAGATGGGTGCGGAGCCGTTTTCCCATGAAGAGAGCCTGGAGGGTTTCAGGGGTCGTGATCAGGAGGTCCGGAGGTGATAATGCCTGTTTCCTGCGTTCAGCAAGAGGGGTATCCCCATGACGTACGCCCACGGTCAGGCCAAGCTCGCCACACCACCACTGCATCCTGAACAGGATATCCCGGTTGAGCGAACGCAGGGGGGTGATATACAGGGCCTTGAATCCTCCCCCGGACGGCAGGGATATAAGTCCGTTGAAGACCGGGAACATCGCACTCTCAGTCTTACCGGTTCCGGTGGGAGCAACGAGAACAAGGTGGCTGCCGCGGGCCAGGAGGGGAATTGCCTGCTTCTGGGCATCAGATAATACTGAAAAGCCGCGTTTCCTGATGCAGGCCTGGACTTTCGGGTCAAGGATTTCAAGCGTCTTCATTGATCTGGATCGATTTCAAGGAGCCGATGTATGTCCCGTCAGCAAGGATGATCTCTGTCTCTTCGTGAACCATGCACCGCGAAATAGGCGAGAACGGGTTCTTTACGATCTGAAGGATATCATAGCCGGAAATCTCGTTGAACGCAGGAACGAAGAGGGCCCGGGAAACAGCGCCGGTTCCCGGGGCCGGTTTCAATCCGAGTTTTTTCGTATCAAGGCCGGCCCGGATATAGGCCGGAGCCTGGAGCGCACACCCCACTTCATCCCGTATTGAGAGAAGCGGGTGATGGTGGCCGACAACGATCAGGTGCCCGCCCAGTGCGGGTGCCGGATACATGTGACCATGCAGATATCCAACACCGTCAAGGATTGCGCCTTCTTTTGGCATGAGCTCGCGATCTTCAAGGAACCGTTCGATACCTATGTCGTGGTTGCCCGGAAAGACCCTGATGGGAATGCGTCCGCGTAGCGCTTCGAGAATTTTAGGCATTTCGTCATACTCCTGGCGTGTCAGCGTAGGGATACTGTGCTTGACATCCCCCAGAAGGATGAGTTCGTCAGGGTCTGCCTGATCAATGGTTCTCTGCAAGCGCTCGAGCCTGCCGGCACTCCTGCTCCGGAAATACAGGCCGTGCATAGCAAGATCTGCCTCGATCCCGAAATGCATATCCGCAACAATGAGAAGGCGGAGATCCCGCTCGATCACCAGTGCCGGGCCATCCCGGAGAAATTCGATCTTCATAACAGCCTGACGAAACCCTTCTGCGGCTGGTAGCATTCATCATCCACTATCAGGGACTCAATAGCAGAGAGCACATTCTCCTGCGATATCCCGTCTTTGGTAATCCTATCAACAATTTCCTGGACGGCTATACCGCGGGGACTTCTGGATTCCCGGATAAGCCCAAGAACGCGTTCTCTTGCATCAGATCTCTCTTTGATCTCAATTCCCGGCGGACGGACACTCTGGACGGCACTCTCTACCATCAATGCCAGGTCTTCAAGATCGCGGTCACTTACATTGTAATGCCGTATCGCCGTGCAGATACGCTCACTGGTATTCTGCCCCCGTATCGCCTGCTGTAATTCTTCCAGCCGACGCAGGGTCGATGCAGCGGTCACGAGGACCCACTGGTCCCGTACGGCCCGATCAACCACCACCACATGATCCGGGCGTATCGACAGGCTGATCGTCCCATTCCTGCGATAGAGCTGGGCACGGCCAAGCGCGGAGACGAATGCAGGCAGTGGAAGGTTCCGGAGGAGCAAGGAGAGTTCAGGGTTTTTCCCGCCGGTTACCAGATCAAATCCACCGGTAGGATCCGCAACGCGACCCCGTATAAAATCCCCGCTCTCATCGACTTCCGTCAGGGCTCCCGTGATATAGATGAGCCGGCAGTACGCCCCCCCGGGAGTCACGACAAATGCAGGGCTCCCGTCATCCTCCCCGGGAACCGAAAGGCTGGACCTGCCAAACTCCCCTGCAAATACGCGAACCGCTCCTTCCATAATCCAATAATAATGTACCCGGCAGCACTCATCAAGATATAGTCAGTGATAAAAAAGGGCGTGAGGTGCACGAACCTGTTACGTCAGAGCCGTCACGAGTCCCGCAGAAGATACCCAGAATTACCGGGCTCGGGTGGGGGTATATGCTCGTAAACGTCGGAGTCGCATAGATATCGCAGAATTACCGGGCTCGGGTGGGGGTATACCCCCCACCCCCCTGCATGAAAAAACCGGCTGGGGGGGTGACCCCCCCTCCATGATCAAAGTGACCAGGGGGTGGGGGGCCTCCCTGCAAACAGAAAATCCTACGACCAACTCATTTCTGGTAACTCCACCAACGACCGAAGAAACTCCGTCAACTCCACACGAAGCGTTGGGCTTTTACATGGAAAAAATGACGGCTTACCCGTATTTGCGGAGGGGGGTCTGCCCCTCTACCCCCCCTGCATGAAAAAACCGGTGGGGGGGTGACCCCCCTCCATGATCAAAGTGACCGGGGGGCAGAGGGGGATCCAACTCTGCATTTTGCGAACGGATTACACCGGCAGGTGCAGGCGAGTGGGGTGAAGAGAAGGGGGCTGCCCCCATTTATAATTAAAGTGGGATGGGGGTCAGGGGGGTCTCTAAAGCCGGGATGATGTGGAGCACCCGGATATGCCTTTGATAAAGGTAAAAAAGAGAGAATCTCATAAAAAACAACTCGGAACAAGATGCTTTCCTGAACGTGTGATAACAATCGGTACGGACAATGAGAAAAAGAAGATCAGATGGGGGAAACGAGGGTTGGATCGAGTTCATGCGCTTTGTTATACGCAGCTTTTGCTTCCTCGGTCCGATTGAGATTTTTGAGGGCATTGCCCTTGTTGAAGTACGCTATCGAGAAGGTGGTTGTCAGGTTCTCGTGCGATGAGAGCGCGGCATCAGCAGCAGTTATTGCATCCGCGTTCCTTCCGAGCATGACCAGGATCCCGGCACGGTTTGACTGGATAATGGGAATAAGCTGGGAAGAATTGAGTGCCAGTGCATCATCGGCAGCTTTGAGAGCTTCGGTATATTTTCCATCATTTGCAAGATCCACGCTCTTGGTATACAATGCCCCGGCCTGCTGGAAGTTCACAGACGGGTCCGCAGAAGGATTTGCGGACGGTACGGGCACGGCCACAAGAATGACAAGGGCAATGATCAGAACCGCAATAAGGGCTCCGGCAATCAGATAGACATTTGATTTCATTGTATACTCACTGTTATAGTGTACTCACCGGGTCTATTAAAACGGGGGGTGGGATCAGGCTTGTTTCCTGATGATGAAGATGCCTGCTATGACAAGACCGGCAATCCCGAGCCATTCCGGTATGGGCGAATATGTTGTCTTTTTTGGAACAGGAGTTGAAGTGGGAAGTGTGGGAAGAGAGGTTCCTGATTCAGTAGGTTGCTGTGTTGAAACCTGTGTCGACAAGGTTACGGCAGTCGTTACTGGGGGTTCTGTCACGGTCGCGACAAAAGGTTGCTTCTCAAAGGCCACGAGAGCCGTCTTTGTTGTCTTCCCCTCACGTTCTGCAGCTGATCGTGTGACATAGTCATCCTGCATATGGTTGAGGTTCTGGCTTACGACAAAAGAGTACGTCCCATCAGGGTAAACGGTAGTTCCCTGCAGATCGCGGGCGTTATGATCCCATTCACCACCATCTCTCCAGTAATATGGTGAGTCGGTGAAATATGGTTTGCTGTCAAAGGAGAGGATTTGTGTTCCCGGTTTTCCCATAGTTCCTGTGTAGATACCCGGAACTGGTAATTCGTTTGGATTAATTAGTTTGACTGTAAAAGGGGTATCATCAAGATTCCGGTTAGGCCGGTTTTTTAACACAAGTGCCTTGTAAAGGTTGGTGTCTATCCGGTACGTGATGTTCGTTGCCTTCGGAATGGATTTGCCGGTTACATCTACATTATGATCAAGGTCCCAGACTTTGATATCGAGCTGTGGCTCCTCCACAACGAATACAGGATAGTAGGGAGCCAGATCAGTACAATACCACGTGCCGGTATAGCCACCATAAAAATCACGGGTAAAGTTATAGTTATAGATAAGAGTTGTAACGGTATTGATCGGATAGATCTGGGTGCTTTTGGCAGGAGTGGCAGAATTGATATCTGCACCGCTGTTATACCATGAGATCGTATGACAACCGTTCAGTGCGGCAGAGATGTCGACATCCGCCTCCCCGATAAATACAGGTGAGTTGGCAGAGATCTTGTTCAGGCTTGCCGAGACAGGAGAAACGATGAGGAACAACACGACAAAAACGGTTAAAATATATGGTATTTGCATGAAAAGTAATTTCAAAGCCCACGTGATAAACATTATGACAGCCATCACGAAGAGTGAATTATTTTTTACCTCTTTGCGAAGTGCATACACTCACGACGCATACCGATGGAATAAGTAACAGGACAGGATACTGCATGGAGAACTGCCATGGATGAAAGCCACACCATCTGGATCGAGAAATACCGCCCGTCCCGGCTTGCCGATATTGTAGGACAGGATGAGATCGTTGAGCGGTTGTCATCCTATGTGAAGAGCGGGAATCTTCCTCACCTCCTTTTTACGGGTAATGCTGGTGTCGGAAAAACAACGGCAGCGGTAACCCTTGCCCGGGAATTCTTTCCCGATAACTGGCAGAGGAACTTTCGGGAGATGAATGCTTCGGATGAGCGGGGCATAGATGTTGTACGGAACCAGATCAAGGAGTTCGCCCGGACAGGGCGGGAAGGAGGTGCGCCATTCAAGATCCTCTTCCTCGATGAGGCAGATGCCCTCACTACCGATGCACAGGCCGCCCTGCGCCGGACCATGGAGAGTTATGCGCAGACCTGCCGGTTCATCCTTTCCTGTAATTATTCCTCGAAAATTATCGATCCGATCCAGAGCCGGTGTGCGATTTACCGGTTCAAGCCGCTTGCTCCGGAGGCCGTGAAGGAGGAAGTGCGCCGGATCGCCGGCCGCGAAGGGCTGACAATTACCGAGAGCGCCATGGATGCCATCGTATATATTGCTCAGGGGGATATGCGCAAGGCAATCAATGCGGTCCAGGGAGGTGCGATCATCAGTCCCACAATCGACGAGAAGATGATCTATTCGATCACCTCGACAGCCCGTCCGGACGAGATCGATGATCTTATCGGCCTTTCCCTGGGAGGGGATTTCGATGCCGCCGAATCACTTCTCGCCCAACTCCTCCATGAGCGGGGTATTGCCCCAAACGAACTGATAAACCAGTGTTACCGGGCACTCATTAAAAAAGACCTCAACCGCGGGCTCAAAGTTCAGCTGATCGATCATCTCGGAGAAGCAGATTTCCGCCTGTCTGAAGGGGCCAGCAGCGATATCCAGATGGAGGCTCTCATTGCACGGTTTGTCCTTGCAGCCCAAAGGATGCGGTGATGCAGGACCATGGATACTGCACCTGATCTTCATGAATCTGATAAAACCGGGGACTGGAGCCGGCTTCTCAAACAGAAGTACAAAAAGCAACTCGGGGAGATATCACGGGAATATCCCCACAAGAGATCTCTTATTATCGATTACCGGGAGATCGAGAAGTTCGGGAAAGTCGGGATTGGGCTTGCAGACGAGCTCCTTGAAAATCCAGGCAAGGTTATCGAGGACGTCTGGGAAGCTGTCAAGGCCAACCAGCTCATAAGGACAAAAGATGCGAAGGAACCCAAAGGGGTCAATATCCGGTTCACCAACCTGCCGAAAAAAACAGCGATCCGCGATATCCGTTCCGAAGATATCAATACATTTATTTCCGTTGATGGTATCCTCCGGAAAACCACAGAGGTCCGGCCCCGTATTGTAGAGGCGGTATTTCGTTGTCCTGCGGGCCATTTCACCAAAAAAGAGCAGAAATACGGGAAATTCATCGAGCCGGACGGGTGTGCTACTGAAGGATGCACGTTTAAAAAGATCGAACTCTTACCCAAGCGTTCGAAGTTTGTCGATTCCCAGAAACTCAGGATTCAGGAATCACCCGAAGGTCTGCGGGGAGGTGAACAGCCGCAGACCCTTGATGTCGATGTCACTGACGATCTCTCGGGTACAGTTTCACCTGGAGACCGGGTCATCATCAATGGCATTCTCCGGTCCATGCAGCGGGTAATCAAAGGCGAGAAGAGCACCGTCTTTGATATCTTCCTTGAATGTAATTCCATCGAGATCGCGGAGAAGGAGTTCGAAGAGGTCGAGATCGATGAGAAAGCTGAAGATGAAATACATAACCTCAGCAAGGATCCGATGATCTACCGGATGATCACTCATTCAATTGCACCGACGATTTACGGAGGAGAAGATGTCAAACAGGCAATCGCCCTGCAGCTCTTCGGGGGTATTGCAAAAGAGATGCCTGACGGCAGCCGCCTCCGGGGAGATATCCATGTCCTGCTCATCGGCGACCCGGGTATTGCCAAAAGTCAGCTCCTGCGGTACGTGGTGAAACTTTCACCCAGGGCAATCTATACGAGCGGCCAGTCCTCCACTGCAGCGGGTCTCACGGCAACTGCAGTGAAAGATGAATTCGGGGAAGGCCGCTGGACACTTGAAGCAGGCGCGCTCGTACTTGCCGACATGGGTGTCGCAGCAGTCGATGAGATGGATAAGATGGAGAAGGGGGATCGTTCTGCCCTTCACGAGGCCATGGAACAGCAGTCGATAAGCGTAGCAAAGGCAGGGATCACTGCTACCCTCAAGTCGCGGTGTGCGCTTCTCGGTGCGGCAAACCCGAAGTATGGCAGGTTTGACATGTTCGGGGATATCTCGGACCAGATCAATATGCCCCCGTCACTTCTCTCCCGTTTCGACCTCATCTTCATCATGACCGACCAGCCGGAACAGAAGAGGGATCTTGCCATAGCCGAACACATCCTCAAGGCCCACAGTACCGGCGAACTGATAGCGCAACACAAGAAAACCCCCATTGACGGGGTAACTGACGAATACATTGCGCAGCAGCTCAAACCCGTTATGCCGGATATTGATCCGGCCCTGTTCCGCAAATACGTCGCATATGCCAAACGGTCATGTTTCCCGATCCTTTCCGCCGAGGCAAAGGAAGCAATCGTGAACTACTACCTCAAACTCCGGGGAATTGCCGAACCCAATAAGCCCGTTCCCGTTACAGCCCGGCAGCTCGAGGCACTCGTGCGACTGGCAGAGGCCAGTGCCCGGATCCGCCTTTCCAACGCGATTGATCTCAGCGATGCCGAACGGGTCATCCACATCGTGGACGCATGCCTGCGCCAGATCGCGTACGATGCCAAGACCGGGACCTTCGATATCGACAAGGTCGTTACCGGCATCTCCAAGGAGAAGCGCGATATCGTCCGGGTCATAAAAGATGCCATCCGTGACATCGGCGGGGAAAGCCGGCGGGCCGGTATCGACCAGGTTATCGAAGCGGTGAGCTCCAAGGGTTTTGCGCGGGACAAAGTAAAGGAAGGTATCGACATGCTGCTCCGGCATGGCGAGGCCATGGAACCGAAATCCGGTATCATCCAATTGATCTGAATGGGAGAACATCATGCTGACAGACCGGGAAACTGCCATATTTGAAGCGGGGATTAAACTGGGTGCGCTCTACCACCAATGGGTAGGCACGCCGATTTCACGGAGATCCGCTGCAAGTGTTGAGACCGCAATAGAACAGGCTGTCATCCTTCAGCCGTTCGTGGAAGAGATAACCGTCCGGCTGAACCGGGACCTGATGAAGGAGAATACCTTCGGGTACAGCGAACTGTCAGGCCTTATGTTTGATGTGGAGATCATCACCCGGGTCAGGTATTCCTATTGCCATGCCCGGCTGAACCCCTGTGAGGGGTATCCGCTCATGAAAGTCGTGGAGTGCCATGAAATCCCTGAAATTTCCCGTAACTGACGACCATATCCACATCGATCCGGTCAACGGGAGGGGTATTGAGGCGGCAAAGGATTTTTTCCGGGCCGGCGGGACCCATATGTTCCTTGTTTCAAAACCATCCTGGTCACTCTCCGTTCATCCGGATACCGGTCCCGATTATGCCCGGGTCTTTGATGAGACCCTCCGTGTTGCAGGACTGGTTTCTGAGACCGGGGTCGTGGTCTTTCCCGTTCTGGGGGTTCATCCGGCCGAGATTACCCGTCTTACTGAGCGAATGACCCTGGACAAGGCCGTGGATGTCATGAAAGGCGGCCTTGACTGTGCTGCCCGGTATATCCGGGAAGGAAAAGCCGTTGCCCTCAAGAGCGGAAGACCACATTACGAGGTCGCACCTGAAATTCTTGCAGCATCGAACCAGGTTCTGATGCATGCGCTCAGGCTTGCCGCGGAATGCGGGTGCGCACTCCAGATCCATGCTGAGACCGGCCCATGCGTGGATATCATCAGGATGGCAGAGAATGCCCACATCCCTGTTGAGCGGGTTGTGAAGCATTACGGATCCCCCGAAACACCCCTTCACCCGTCACTCATTGCAAAACACGAGGCAATAGAGCAGCTGGTCAGGGAGCGGCGCCGGTTTACGATGGAGAGCGACTATATGGACGAGAACTCGCGCCCGGGTGCCGTGATAGGGCCCAAATCCGTTCCCCGGTATACCAATCAGCTCCTTTCCCAGGGAAAAATGACGGAGGAAGATTGTTTTTTCATCCATGCCGAAACCGTCGAAAAAGTGTATGGCGTTACTATTCATCTGGCCTGACCGGCCCGGCTCACCTTTTTTATCCCGCCCCGCCAATGAGTAATCAATGTTTCTGAAGGTTCATCGTTCACCGGGAACGGGAGATGTCGTGGCGGTGTGTGATCGCGAACTTATCAACACCACGATCCGGCACAAAGAACTCACCATACCCATCACCGAAGCCTTCTATGGGTGTTGCCCTGCAACAGAGAACGAAGTCAGGGATGCATTAAGAAAAGCCGGAAGCATCAATCTCATGGGAGAGCGGTGTGTGAGTCTTGCCATCGGGATGGGACTCCTCACGCGATCCGGCTGTATTATGATCGGGACCGTGCCTCACGCACAGATTTACTAGACTATGAATGCTACAATTAAAGACAATTTCTGCCCGAAATGCGGGAAACCGACCCAGAACCCGGGCCTCTGCACGGACTGTAAGATCGGCAGTACTCCCTGGTTTACCTGCGACCACCGGGTACAGAACACCCAGTGCCCCAGCTGCGGAGCAACAAAGCAGGTGAATACCTGGACAGATTCCACCCTGGAGCGCTCTGAAATCGGGTCGGAACTGGCCAGGACGGCAGTCCATTTTCACCCGGAAGTCAAGAAACCCACCATTGATGTAACCATTGTGGATATCAGTATCAACCGGTCACGGGCAAATCTCACGCTCCACGGGACACTGTATAAACAACCGGTTGAGGGTACCTGTTCAACGGAAATACTCTGGCACAAGGAACAATGCGACCGGTGCAACCGTATCAGCGGGAGCTACTATGAAGGCGTTATCCAGGTCAGGGCAGACGGAAGACTTCCAAGCACCTTCGAACTCCAGATGTCTGCATCGATTGCCCAGCAGATCGAAGATACACTGCAGTCCGGCGGGGAGCGCCTCTCGTTCATCTCCGATATGAACGAGACCCGGGATGGCATCGATATTATCATCGGATCGCAGCATATCGGAACGAAGATCTCACAGGGAATCATTTCCCAGCTGGGTGGCCGGTATACCACGCATCCCAAACTGGTCGGTGAGAAGAACGGCCGCCAGCTCTTCCGGATAACGTACTCGGTCCGGCTCCCCCGGTTTCAGAAACATGACGTTGTGGCTGTGAAAAACCGGTATTACGAGATCGAACGGGTCGAATCGCATCATATCAGGACATTCGACCTTGCAGAAGGGTCTTCCCGGTCCGTGAGGGATGATGATGTCGAGCGTATCATCGGCAATGCCCGGAGTTCAGAATCTGCTCTTGTGGCATTTGCCGAGAGCACAACGATAGGCATTATGGACCCGGTCAGCTGCCAGACGCATGAGTACCGGAGACCGGCATGGCTGGAAGTCAAAGCAGGGGATCATGTTGGGATCCTGCGGGACGGGGACACGCTGGTCATGGTCAGGTAACAAATGCGGGTAAGGCAGGTACCAAAACATATCCTGGGCGAGATCAGAAATGAGTACTGGGTGGACAGGACACGACGCCCTTGCATTGAAGATGAGATCGCTTGGGTACCTGTGAAAGAGGGAGAACCATTCGATAGGGACATTCCCCCTCCTTCCCGCTACCAGGGACGCGGGTATTACATGATCGGTGACATCGCGGTTATTCATGGTACGAGACCCGGGCCTGAAGAGATCAAAGAGATCGTTTCATTCCGTCATCCTCGGGGTGTGCTCTGGATCGAGGCGCTCCACGATGTTACGCGGACACCGCATGCCCACCTTCTCTGGGGGGAGGGAGGGGAAGTATCCCACAGGGAGAGCGGGTATACCTACATTCTTGATCCCACCCGGGTGATGTTTGCGCAGGGAAACCGCGAGGAAAAGATGCGGATGGCTTCCCTGATCCGGGAGAGTGGATCTGAAGTACGGGTAGCAGATATGTTTGCCGGGATCGGTTACTTCACTATCCCCATGGCCGGGACAGGGGCTTATGTCCATGCAATGGAGATAAATCCGGTATCCTATGATTACCTCCAAAAAAATATTCTTGAGAACCGACTATCTGACCGGATCCAGCCCTCCCTTGGGGATTGCCGCGAACTTCTCAAAGGAACATACGACCGGATCGTCATGGGTCATTTTGATGCAATAGAGATGCTTCCATCCATCATTCCACATGTATCAGGAGGCAGTATCATTCATATCCACAGTGTGGGTTCTGTTGAAGACCGGATTCGTACAATTATGGAAGGAGCAGGTTTTTCTGTCTCCATCAATGTACATAAAGTCAAGAAGTACCGGCCGCATGCGTGGCATGTTGTGCAGGATGTGACGATAAAATGACACCTCTTCAGACCCTTGCCGGAAAAGAGATCGTTGTTGCCGTTACCGGGAGCATTGCAGCAGTCGAAACTATAAAACTCATCCATGCATTGCGAAGACGGGGGGCCGCTGTACAGACCGTCATGAGCGCAGCGGCCGAGGGCATCATCTCCCCGGATGCACTGACGTATGCAAGCGGCAGGGATGCAATAACACGGATTTCGGGCCGAGTGGAACATGTCACATTCTGTGGCGATGGCGGCAGTGCTGACCTCCTGCTTATCGCTCCCTGTACTGCGAACACCCTCAGTAAAACAGCCTGCGGGATCGATGATACCCCGGTTACAACCTTCGCCACTACTGCTCTCGGAAGCGGCAAGCCTGTACTCATCGTCCCTGCCATGCATCACAGCATGTACCGCCACCCGGCGCTCCTGGAAAATATCCGGAAACTCAGGAGCTGGGGTGTTGGCATTGTCGAACCCCGGATTGAGGAAGGAAAGGCAAAAATTGCTGACACCGAAGAGATTGTCCTCCGGTGCGAACGGATGATCCTCGGGAAGATACTTGCCGGCAGGAGCGTGCTTATCACGAGTGGAGCCTGCCGCGAGCCGGTTGATGATGTCCGGGTACTTACCACGCGATCAAGCGGGCAGATGGGACGGGCTCTTGCCCTGCAGGCATTCCGGCTTGGTGCTGATGTGACGGTTGTTCATCGCGACACGTTTCCCTGCGTGAATAACCTGAGTACCGAAAGTGCCGCAGACATGCGTGCTGCAGTTCTCCTGCACCTTGCGGAAAATGATGGAACTGACATCTACATCAGCGCTGCGGCAATCTCGGATTTTGCCCCACTTAAACAGGACCGCAAGATTCCAAGCGGAAAACCCTCCATGATCCGGCTTGATCCTCTCCCGAA encodes the following:
- a CDS encoding tetratricopeptide repeat protein: MKSNVYLIAGALIAVLIIALVILVAVPVPSANPSADPSVNFQQAGALYTKSVDLANDGKYTEALKAADDALALNSSQLIPIIQSNRAGILVMLGRNADAITAADAALSSHENLTTTFSIAYFNKGNALKNLNRTEEAKAAYNKAHELDPTLVSPI
- a CDS encoding replication factor C small subunit — its product is MDESHTIWIEKYRPSRLADIVGQDEIVERLSSYVKSGNLPHLLFTGNAGVGKTTAAVTLAREFFPDNWQRNFREMNASDERGIDVVRNQIKEFARTGREGGAPFKILFLDEADALTTDAQAALRRTMESYAQTCRFILSCNYSSKIIDPIQSRCAIYRFKPLAPEAVKEEVRRIAGREGLTITESAMDAIVYIAQGDMRKAINAVQGGAIISPTIDEKMIYSITSTARPDEIDDLIGLSLGGDFDAAESLLAQLLHERGIAPNELINQCYRALIKKDLNRGLKVQLIDHLGEADFRLSEGASSDIQMEALIARFVLAAQRMR
- a CDS encoding DEAD/DEAH box helicase yields the protein MKTLEILDPKVQACIRKRGFSVLSDAQKQAIPLLARGSHLVLVAPTGTGKTESAMFPVFNGLISLPSGGGFKALYITPLRSLNRDILFRMQWWCGELGLTVGVRHGDTPLAERRKQALSPPDLLITTPETLQALFMGKRLRTHLRNVRYVIIDEIHELAGSKRGAQLAVALERLHVYAGEFQRIGLSATVGNPEDIARFLCGNRPCSIVQVPVAKQLEISVKYVGDNFDRQAEILAKALKREGSTLVFVNTRVTAEALGHALFERGDVEVHHGSLSKEVRIDAEERFKRGEIRTLICTSSMELGIDIGRVDHVIQFGSPREVARLVQRVGRAGHQLNTISKGTILATGFDDLLESLVIAKKAKANEIERVTPQRLAADVLANQVAAIAVEYGEIERLRILEIIERTDLFPDSALLLEEVCRQMEEHRLIRIDGSRIITTARARRYLSGNLSMIHDERKVPIFDMVTRRTVGTLDESFVVGWVHTGAVFITKGQLWRVLEIADGRLVVEPARKVQGELPSWEGEQIPVPFPVAREVGAMRRTRGIAEYTGDHDSSQFATKFLTEMDKNRSLIPTDQLITLENTDDGVVCNVCAGHKANEALGRVISILISARYGTTVGLELDAYRMLLRLPSSIRAADVRDLLLDLDPAHMPGVLRLALKRTALFKWKLVQIAKKFGAIDPDADYEKISIQRLLEFFDNTVVQQEAYRELLLEYMDVSTAALLVDQIRQGQIRVALGPHSLIGAGGLLSSRDQIPPPTADQAVLATLKRRLDQDDVLLCCMNCRNYKSRTVVSRVPDHPKCPKCGARLIAALKPYEEEQYAIVQKTKKTSDERVVEQRLMKNANIVLSSGKKAVIALSARGVGPEIASRILATLAEDDAFYREILKAERNFIQTHRYWS
- a CDS encoding metallophosphoesterase; amino-acid sequence: MKIEFLRDGPALVIERDLRLLIVADMHFGIEADLAMHGLYFRSRSAGRLERLQRTIDQADPDELILLGDVKHSIPTLTRQEYDEMPKILEALRGRIPIRVFPGNHDIGIERFLEDRELMPKEGAILDGVGYLHGHMYPAPALGGHLIVVGHHHPLLSIRDEVGCALQAPAYIRAGLDTKKLGLKPAPGTGAVSRALFVPAFNEISGYDILQIVKNPFSPISRCMVHEETEIILADGTYIGSLKSIQINEDA
- a CDS encoding DUF3821 domain-containing protein — protein: MQIPYILTVFVVLFLIVSPVSASLNKISANSPVFIGEADVDISAALNGCHTISWYNSGADINSATPAKSTQIYPINTVTTLIYNYNFTRDFYGGYTGTWYCTDLAPYYPVFVVEEPQLDIKVWDLDHNVDVTGKSIPKATNITYRIDTNLYKALVLKNRPNRNLDDTPFTVKLINPNELPVPGIYTGTMGKPGTQILSFDSKPYFTDSPYYWRDGGEWDHNARDLQGTTVYPDGTYSFVVSQNLNHMQDDYVTRSAAEREGKTTKTALVAFEKQPFVATVTEPPVTTAVTLSTQVSTQQPTESGTSLPTLPTSTPVPKKTTYSPIPEWLGIAGLVIAGIFIIRKQA
- a CDS encoding minichromosome maintenance protein MCM — protein: MDTAPDLHESDKTGDWSRLLKQKYKKQLGEISREYPHKRSLIIDYREIEKFGKVGIGLADELLENPGKVIEDVWEAVKANQLIRTKDAKEPKGVNIRFTNLPKKTAIRDIRSEDINTFISVDGILRKTTEVRPRIVEAVFRCPAGHFTKKEQKYGKFIEPDGCATEGCTFKKIELLPKRSKFVDSQKLRIQESPEGLRGGEQPQTLDVDVTDDLSGTVSPGDRVIINGILRSMQRVIKGEKSTVFDIFLECNSIEIAEKEFEEVEIDEKAEDEIHNLSKDPMIYRMITHSIAPTIYGGEDVKQAIALQLFGGIAKEMPDGSRLRGDIHVLLIGDPGIAKSQLLRYVVKLSPRAIYTSGQSSTAAGLTATAVKDEFGEGRWTLEAGALVLADMGVAAVDEMDKMEKGDRSALHEAMEQQSISVAKAGITATLKSRCALLGAANPKYGRFDMFGDISDQINMPPSLLSRFDLIFIMTDQPEQKRDLAIAEHILKAHSTGELIAQHKKTPIDGVTDEYIAQQLKPVMPDIDPALFRKYVAYAKRSCFPILSAEAKEAIVNYYLKLRGIAEPNKPVPVTARQLEALVRLAEASARIRLSNAIDLSDAERVIHIVDACLRQIAYDAKTGTFDIDKVVTGISKEKRDIVRVIKDAIRDIGGESRRAGIDQVIEAVSSKGFARDKVKEGIDMLLRHGEAMEPKSGIIQLI